A portion of the Aricia agestis chromosome 1, ilAriAges1.1, whole genome shotgun sequence genome contains these proteins:
- the LOC121732903 gene encoding protein timeless isoform X1 yields the protein MAWVLRTPQIHSSFSNLGFSHPDGYHINDNCNAALELILHNILTEDKLQRTYRRSIRFGQNINKDLIPLLIHTKDEKTVELLIKIFVNLSIPVECLLSLETTTKTDFGRHAIFEINSLLASTKTTLTDHRATKVVIEFLKKNSESGPNGKLSMEQRTNICNTLLFLRNVLHIPEEVNVLSCSYSGPSHSVQNQILWNLFSHSFDKILLKLITIPDAVHWAVTMVQLIALLYKDQHVTTLHKLLNIWLETTLSESSEDNESNTSPQNGGSDHSSPILTSDPTSDSSDTVGSGKSDEDMPNNTWENTTTQNKETNDEIQQKAMNEKSTYTSSDDHNIKGSSESDLLAKDTVMKEKLYSDKKNKRNIEFISRRKNQETTTTSSNEDELPAKKPHNSKPRMTSKQRPPSATPQDRKRKKIVKRGKLNILNAKGLTQTSPTDDDISIVLKEFTVCFLLKGYNSLVRTLHSQILTTVELEIDTSHFFWLVTYFLKFATQIELDLEHVSNVLSFDIISYLTAEGVNLCEQFELTLKMDGNDLRPCVRRLHLAVTAIREFVQAIDVFKKAAHVGDGDKGELFKLQLQMCETEQLRSLMVLLLRYYNPKHHSKQYLQDIIVTNHILLMCLDTVMRSSDYKGTTMVEHIRQFSTPEIMQQYGLLLEDYEGNGEFVNDCVFTMMHHVTGELGGLFALFQPRILKTFTAIWQSEFEICDDWSDMIEYAINTFVKKPHKLYLNSSNMRLEAESPEDKKHKDNTDDAEIATLDRKSVLSYTKDNWSESELSSLSWFYMQCKTKPNVIGEIVNLFKEDGIVKTGEAIVKELFHQYVINKEEYESLLKKDAESSRQLQDTRKSRDNEIGKLCDQLAQDGKAKFLHWVQTVLLETCYAKIYLEKKSLRTFDESTDTSTKFDSFEPKPVVSPVPYHALIFNQSVPLVPWNCQQAAICRDLKFLQLIHKLGFFMPVDTGKLFIRIPNFWTADVLYEVAGKITPIDPSTLKFSLSDISQSSIQKSRRGYSPAVGASKAADMLPAVDNHYQVHKEKHLANILNFTPMPGSSFNPVQASKPNWLDLVKKAQEYTITLDLETSIVETNINLEQAKSSKCVRSSSSRAGSSLGEADEDPPPDDKLDVQTDFECNNNSVCETASVASDLTRMYVSDEDDKSDIASRPGSPMKLQDDDRSCSDLECFAPKRPRVQFVRPL from the exons ATGGCGTGGGTCCTTCGCACCCCCCAAATACATAGCTCATTCAGTAATCTCGGATTTTCACACCCTGATGGATATCACATAAACGATAATTGCAATG CGGCCCTGGAGTTAATTCTGCATAATATACTAACAGAAGACAAATTACAACGAACCTACCGCAGAAGTATTCGATTCGGACAAAACATAAATAAAGATCTCATTCCCCTGCTGATTCATACCAAAGACGAGAAGACCGTCGAACTTTTGATAAAGATATTCGTTAATTTGTCGATACCCGTCGAGTGCCTCCTCTCGCTAGAGACGACCACCAAAACAGATTTCGGTAGACACGCAATTTTCGAAATAAATAGCTTGCTCGCTTCGACTAAAACGACTCTAACCGACCATCGAGCCACGAAAGTGGTGATcgaatttttaaagaaaaactcCGAATCCGGACCCAACGGCAAGCTGTCGATGGAACAGCGCACCAACATCTGCAACACGCTCCTGTTCTTGCGGAACGTGTTGCACATACCGGAGGAAGTGAACGTCCTGTCTTGTAGCTATAGCGGACCATCTCACTCGGTTCAAAATCAAATACTGTGGAATTTGTTCAGTCATAGTTTTGACAAAATTCTACTCAAACTTATTACGATCCCGGACGCG GTGCACTGGGCAGTGACCATGGTACAATTGATAGCATTGTTGTACAAAGACCAGCATGTGACGACGCTACACAAACTATTGAATATATGGTTAGAAACCACACTGTCGGAGAGTTCGGAAGACAATGAAAGCAACACTTCGCCCCAGAATGGAG GCAGTGATCATTCTTCACCTATCTTAACGTCGGACCCGACTTCAGACTCGTCCGATACCGTCGGTAGCGGAAAAAGTGACGAGGATATGCCCAATAACACTTGGGAGAACACGACCACACAAAATAAAGAGACCAACGATGAAATCCAGCAGAAGGCTATGAATGAAAAGTCGACGTATACCAGCAGTGACGACCACAATATTAAAGGGTCGTCTGAGAGT GATTTGCTGGCGAAAGACACCGTCATGAAGGAAAAATTATATTCCGACAAAAAGAACAAGCGGAATATAGAATTTATCAGTCGGCGAAAGAATCAGGAGACGACGACGACATCCAGCAACGAGGACGAGCTGCCGGCCAAGAAGCCGCACAACTCCAAACCCCGCATGACCAGCAAACAGCGCCCGCCCAGCGCCACGCCCCAGGACAGAAAGAGAAAGAAGATCGTCAAACGTGGAAAGCTAAACAT ACTAAATGCAAAAGGACTAACGCAAACCTCGCCAACGGACGACGACATATCCATCGTATTGAAGGAGTTCACGGTCTGTTTCCTGCTGAAGGGTTACAACTCCCTAGTGCGGACGCTTCACTCGCAAATCCTCACGACTGTAGAGTTGGAAATCGACACTTCGCATTTCTTCTGGCTGGTGACGTATTTCTTGAAGTTCGCGACTCAGATCGAGCTGGACTTGGAGCACGTGAGCAACGTGCTGTCGTTCGACATCATATCGTACCTCACGGCGGAGGGAGTGAACCTGTGCGAGCAGTTCGAGCTCACCCTCAAGATGGACGGGAACGACCTCAGGCCCTGCGTGAGGAGACTCCACTTG GCTGTAACCGCGATCCGAGAGTTCGTGCAGGCTATCGACGTGTTCAAGAAGGCGGCGCACGTGGGCGACGGCGACAAGGGCGAGCTGTTCAAGCTGCAGCTGCAGATGTGCGAGACCGAGCAGCTGCGCTCCCTCATGGTGCTGCTCCTGCGATACTACAACCCCAAGCACCACTCTAAACAGTATTTGCAG GATATAATAGTTACAAATCACATCCTGCTGATGTGCCTGGATACGGTTATGCGCTCGTCGGACTACAAGGGAACAACTATGGTGGAACACATACGACA GTTTTCGACGCCGGAGATAATGCAGCAGTACGGGCTGCTTCTGGAGGACTACGAGGGCAACGGGGAGTTCGTCAACGACTGCGTGTTCACGATGATGCACCACGTGACCGGCGAGCTGGGCGGCCTGTTCGCGCTCTTCCAGCCCCGCATACTGAAGACCTTCACTGCGATCTGGCAGTCCGAGTTCGAGATATGCGAC GATTGGTCGGATATGATCGAGTATGCCATCAACACTTTTGTGAAGAAGCCCCACAAGCTTTACTTGAATAGCAGCAACATGCGTCTGGAGGCAGAAAGCCCAGAGGACAAGAAACACAAAGATAACACCGACGATGCCGAGATAGCGACGCTGGATAGAAAGTCCGTTCTGTCCTACACTAAGGATAA CTGGTCGGAGAGCGAGTTGTCGTCGCTGAGCTGGTTCTACATGCAGTGCAAGACGAAGCCCAACGTCATCGGCGAGATCGTCAACCTGTTCAAGGAGGACGGCATCGTGAAGACCGGCGAGGCCATCGTCAAGGAGCTGTTCCACCAGTACGTGATCAACAAGGAGGAGTACGAAAGTCTTCTAAAGAAGGACGCGGAGTCCAGCCGCCAGCTGCAGGACACGAGGAAGTCCCGCGACAACGAGATCGGCAAGCTCTGCGACCAGCTGGCCCAAGACGGCAAGGCCAAGTTCCTCCATTGGGTGCAGACGGTGCTGCTGGAGACGTGCTACGCTAAGATCTACCTGGAGAAGAAATCGCTGAGGACCTTCGACGAGTCCACGGACACCAGTACGAAGTTTGACTCGTTCGAACCGAAGCCGGTCGTGTCGCCTGTGCCGTATCACGCGTtga TTTTCAATCAGTCCGTGCCGCTGGTGCCGTGGAACTGTCAGCAGGCGGCGATCTGCAGGGACCTCAAGTTCCTGCAGCTGATACACAAGCTGGGCTTCTTCATGCCGGTCGACACCGGGAAATTGTTCATACGGATACCCAACTTCTGGACGGCCGACGTCTTGTATGAAGTCGCTGGAAAAATCACGCCCATAGACCCCT CAACGCTGAAATTCTCCCTGAGCGACATATCACAGAGCAGTATTCAGAAGTCGAGGCGCGGCTACTCGCCGGCGGTGGGCGCGAGCAAGGCCGCGGACATGCTGCCCGCCGTAGACAACCACTACCAAGTACACAAGGAGAAACATCTCGCCAACATACTCAACTTCACTCCCAT gCCTGGATCATCCTTCAACCCGGTTCAAGCAAGTAAACCTAACTGGCTGGATTTGGTCAAAAAAGCTCAAGAGTATACAATTACGCTGGATTTAGAAAC GTCGATCGTTGAGACAAACATAAATCTGGAGCAGGCGAAGTCGAGCAAGTGCGTGCGGTCGAGCAGCTCGCGGGCGGGGAGCTCGCTGGGCGAGGCCGACGAGGACCCGCCTCCTGACGATAAACTCGACGTGCAGACTGACTTCGAATGTAACAACAACAG CGTGTGCGAGACGGCGTCGGTGGCGTCGGACCTGACGCGCATGTACGTGTCCGACGAGGACGACAAGTCGGATATCGCGTCGCGGCCCGGCTCGCCCATGAAGCTGCAGGATGACGACCGCAGCTGCAGTGACCTCGAGTGCTTCGCGCCCAAGCGCCCGCGCGTCCAGTTCGTGAGGCCGCTGTAG
- the LOC121732903 gene encoding protein timeless isoform X2 yields the protein MVHWAVTMVQLIALLYKDQHVTTLHKLLNIWLETTLSESSEDNESNTSPQNGGSDHSSPILTSDPTSDSSDTVGSGKSDEDMPNNTWENTTTQNKETNDEIQQKAMNEKSTYTSSDDHNIKGSSESDLLAKDTVMKEKLYSDKKNKRNIEFISRRKNQETTTTSSNEDELPAKKPHNSKPRMTSKQRPPSATPQDRKRKKIVKRGKLNILNAKGLTQTSPTDDDISIVLKEFTVCFLLKGYNSLVRTLHSQILTTVELEIDTSHFFWLVTYFLKFATQIELDLEHVSNVLSFDIISYLTAEGVNLCEQFELTLKMDGNDLRPCVRRLHLAVTAIREFVQAIDVFKKAAHVGDGDKGELFKLQLQMCETEQLRSLMVLLLRYYNPKHHSKQYLQDIIVTNHILLMCLDTVMRSSDYKGTTMVEHIRQFSTPEIMQQYGLLLEDYEGNGEFVNDCVFTMMHHVTGELGGLFALFQPRILKTFTAIWQSEFEICDDWSDMIEYAINTFVKKPHKLYLNSSNMRLEAESPEDKKHKDNTDDAEIATLDRKSVLSYTKDNWSESELSSLSWFYMQCKTKPNVIGEIVNLFKEDGIVKTGEAIVKELFHQYVINKEEYESLLKKDAESSRQLQDTRKSRDNEIGKLCDQLAQDGKAKFLHWVQTVLLETCYAKIYLEKKSLRTFDESTDTSTKFDSFEPKPVVSPVPYHALIFNQSVPLVPWNCQQAAICRDLKFLQLIHKLGFFMPVDTGKLFIRIPNFWTADVLYEVAGKITPIDPSTLKFSLSDISQSSIQKSRRGYSPAVGASKAADMLPAVDNHYQVHKEKHLANILNFTPMPGSSFNPVQASKPNWLDLVKKAQEYTITLDLETSIVETNINLEQAKSSKCVRSSSSRAGSSLGEADEDPPPDDKLDVQTDFECNNNSVCETASVASDLTRMYVSDEDDKSDIASRPGSPMKLQDDDRSCSDLECFAPKRPRVQFVRPL from the exons ATG GTGCACTGGGCAGTGACCATGGTACAATTGATAGCATTGTTGTACAAAGACCAGCATGTGACGACGCTACACAAACTATTGAATATATGGTTAGAAACCACACTGTCGGAGAGTTCGGAAGACAATGAAAGCAACACTTCGCCCCAGAATGGAG GCAGTGATCATTCTTCACCTATCTTAACGTCGGACCCGACTTCAGACTCGTCCGATACCGTCGGTAGCGGAAAAAGTGACGAGGATATGCCCAATAACACTTGGGAGAACACGACCACACAAAATAAAGAGACCAACGATGAAATCCAGCAGAAGGCTATGAATGAAAAGTCGACGTATACCAGCAGTGACGACCACAATATTAAAGGGTCGTCTGAGAGT GATTTGCTGGCGAAAGACACCGTCATGAAGGAAAAATTATATTCCGACAAAAAGAACAAGCGGAATATAGAATTTATCAGTCGGCGAAAGAATCAGGAGACGACGACGACATCCAGCAACGAGGACGAGCTGCCGGCCAAGAAGCCGCACAACTCCAAACCCCGCATGACCAGCAAACAGCGCCCGCCCAGCGCCACGCCCCAGGACAGAAAGAGAAAGAAGATCGTCAAACGTGGAAAGCTAAACAT ACTAAATGCAAAAGGACTAACGCAAACCTCGCCAACGGACGACGACATATCCATCGTATTGAAGGAGTTCACGGTCTGTTTCCTGCTGAAGGGTTACAACTCCCTAGTGCGGACGCTTCACTCGCAAATCCTCACGACTGTAGAGTTGGAAATCGACACTTCGCATTTCTTCTGGCTGGTGACGTATTTCTTGAAGTTCGCGACTCAGATCGAGCTGGACTTGGAGCACGTGAGCAACGTGCTGTCGTTCGACATCATATCGTACCTCACGGCGGAGGGAGTGAACCTGTGCGAGCAGTTCGAGCTCACCCTCAAGATGGACGGGAACGACCTCAGGCCCTGCGTGAGGAGACTCCACTTG GCTGTAACCGCGATCCGAGAGTTCGTGCAGGCTATCGACGTGTTCAAGAAGGCGGCGCACGTGGGCGACGGCGACAAGGGCGAGCTGTTCAAGCTGCAGCTGCAGATGTGCGAGACCGAGCAGCTGCGCTCCCTCATGGTGCTGCTCCTGCGATACTACAACCCCAAGCACCACTCTAAACAGTATTTGCAG GATATAATAGTTACAAATCACATCCTGCTGATGTGCCTGGATACGGTTATGCGCTCGTCGGACTACAAGGGAACAACTATGGTGGAACACATACGACA GTTTTCGACGCCGGAGATAATGCAGCAGTACGGGCTGCTTCTGGAGGACTACGAGGGCAACGGGGAGTTCGTCAACGACTGCGTGTTCACGATGATGCACCACGTGACCGGCGAGCTGGGCGGCCTGTTCGCGCTCTTCCAGCCCCGCATACTGAAGACCTTCACTGCGATCTGGCAGTCCGAGTTCGAGATATGCGAC GATTGGTCGGATATGATCGAGTATGCCATCAACACTTTTGTGAAGAAGCCCCACAAGCTTTACTTGAATAGCAGCAACATGCGTCTGGAGGCAGAAAGCCCAGAGGACAAGAAACACAAAGATAACACCGACGATGCCGAGATAGCGACGCTGGATAGAAAGTCCGTTCTGTCCTACACTAAGGATAA CTGGTCGGAGAGCGAGTTGTCGTCGCTGAGCTGGTTCTACATGCAGTGCAAGACGAAGCCCAACGTCATCGGCGAGATCGTCAACCTGTTCAAGGAGGACGGCATCGTGAAGACCGGCGAGGCCATCGTCAAGGAGCTGTTCCACCAGTACGTGATCAACAAGGAGGAGTACGAAAGTCTTCTAAAGAAGGACGCGGAGTCCAGCCGCCAGCTGCAGGACACGAGGAAGTCCCGCGACAACGAGATCGGCAAGCTCTGCGACCAGCTGGCCCAAGACGGCAAGGCCAAGTTCCTCCATTGGGTGCAGACGGTGCTGCTGGAGACGTGCTACGCTAAGATCTACCTGGAGAAGAAATCGCTGAGGACCTTCGACGAGTCCACGGACACCAGTACGAAGTTTGACTCGTTCGAACCGAAGCCGGTCGTGTCGCCTGTGCCGTATCACGCGTtga TTTTCAATCAGTCCGTGCCGCTGGTGCCGTGGAACTGTCAGCAGGCGGCGATCTGCAGGGACCTCAAGTTCCTGCAGCTGATACACAAGCTGGGCTTCTTCATGCCGGTCGACACCGGGAAATTGTTCATACGGATACCCAACTTCTGGACGGCCGACGTCTTGTATGAAGTCGCTGGAAAAATCACGCCCATAGACCCCT CAACGCTGAAATTCTCCCTGAGCGACATATCACAGAGCAGTATTCAGAAGTCGAGGCGCGGCTACTCGCCGGCGGTGGGCGCGAGCAAGGCCGCGGACATGCTGCCCGCCGTAGACAACCACTACCAAGTACACAAGGAGAAACATCTCGCCAACATACTCAACTTCACTCCCAT gCCTGGATCATCCTTCAACCCGGTTCAAGCAAGTAAACCTAACTGGCTGGATTTGGTCAAAAAAGCTCAAGAGTATACAATTACGCTGGATTTAGAAAC GTCGATCGTTGAGACAAACATAAATCTGGAGCAGGCGAAGTCGAGCAAGTGCGTGCGGTCGAGCAGCTCGCGGGCGGGGAGCTCGCTGGGCGAGGCCGACGAGGACCCGCCTCCTGACGATAAACTCGACGTGCAGACTGACTTCGAATGTAACAACAACAG CGTGTGCGAGACGGCGTCGGTGGCGTCGGACCTGACGCGCATGTACGTGTCCGACGAGGACGACAAGTCGGATATCGCGTCGCGGCCCGGCTCGCCCATGAAGCTGCAGGATGACGACCGCAGCTGCAGTGACCTCGAGTGCTTCGCGCCCAAGCGCCCGCGCGTCCAGTTCGTGAGGCCGCTGTAG
- the LOC121733021 gene encoding uncharacterized protein LOC121733021 has translation MFRTCTSSRYLMSSNRASLSRRKVPYKTTRYNHTATVQFDSSVPAHCKAMDSPILILAVFSLSICLGLTEHGSYTIPVEGYDSELQDLGEHVDVPETPVRVIKITKTIAVKVPVPYPVKVIEKVPYPVHVNRPYPVPVPQIVRVPQQAPNPHHEQQIQQHQALDVAHAPFQNIHAGGNSYRVQEGSPHDSPQTDDHYEVNTGDGEGYSGALHADYSADGSPGSYYGGSDDYSGDQDGHNSNVAFKQLFNSKK, from the exons ATGTTTCGCACCTGCACTTCATCTAGGTACCTAATGTCGAGTAACCGAGCCTCTCTGAGCCGTAGAAAGGTGCCGTATAAAACTACCAGGTACAACCACACCGCGACAGTGCAATTTGATAGCTCGGTCCCCGCTCACTGTAAAGCAATGGATTCGCCG ATTCTCATATTAGCAGTGTTCAGTCTGAGCATATGTTTAGGACTGACCGAGCATGGCTCCTATACTATTCCCGTGGAGGGATACGACTCGGAGCTGCAGGACCTCGGCGAGCACGTGGACGTGCCGGAGACCCCCGTGCGGGTCATCAAGATCACCAAGACCATCGCCGTCAAGGTGCCCGTGCCGTACCCGGTCAAGGTCATAGAGAAAGTGCCATATCCTGTCCACGTGAACAGGCCTTACCCCGTCCCCGTGCCGCAGATCGTCAGAGTGCCCCAGCAGGCGCCGAACCCGCACCACGAACAGCAGATCCAGCAGCACCAGGCTCTGGACGTCGCTCACGCCCCGTTCCAGAACATTCACGCCGGCGGGAACTCGTACCGGGTGCAGGAGGGGTCCCCGCACGATAGCCCGCAAACTGACGATCACTACGAGGTGAACACGGGCGACGGAGAGGGGTATAGCGGAGCGCTGCACGCGGACTACTCGGCCGACGGCTCGCCCGGCAGCTACTACGGCGGCTCCGATGACTACTCCGGTGACCAGGACGGTCATAACTCCAACGTCGCCTTTAAACAATTATTCAACTCGAAAAAATAA
- the LOC121733041 gene encoding actin-related protein 2/3 complex subunit 5-B, with protein sequence MAKNTSSSAFRKIDIDQYNEDNFREDEAEQSIPTGPDEAEVCALLNQGRYIDALKNVLNNAPLGSSNQVVKDSALTLTLKVLLAIKSAQIEEAVGSLSLDDIDILMKYIYRGFEYPTEGSSGHLLLWHEKAFNVGGSGSIVRVLSDRLKV encoded by the exons atggCCAAAAATACTTCCAGTTCTGCTTTTCGTAAAATCGATATCGATCAATACAATGAAGACAATTTCCGAGAAGATGAAGCAGAGCAATCTATACCAACTGGACCCGATGAAGCCGAAGTTTGCGCTTTACTCAATCA AGGACGATACATTGATGCCCTCAAAAATGTACTCAACAATGCTCCACTTGGCTCTTCCAATCAAGTAGTCAAA GATAGTGCACTGACACTTACATTAAAAGTCCTTCTTGCTATAAAATCTGCCCAAATAGAAGAAGCTGTGGGTAGTCTCTCCTTGGACGACATCGATATTCTCATGAAGTATATTTATAGAGGCTTTGAATACCCAACCGAAGGTTCCAGCGGACATCTTTTACTGTGGCATGAAAAAGCTTTTAATGTTGGTGGATCGGGTTCTATTGTAAGAGTACTTTCCGATAGATTGAAAGTATAA